In Paenibacillus sonchi, the genomic stretch GCGCTGAGGAAGCCGCCGATCGTAACAACGCCTTCAGCGGTAAACTTCTCCAGCTCACAATCGCCCTTAATGTCAGCTACCCCGTTCAGCGTGAAGCTTTCTCCGAGCAGACCGCCGTCAACCTTCAACAGCCCGTCATGCTTCATCGTGCCGATCCGCAGGCCGCCGCCTATTTTGAGATCCCCGTTCGTTTCCATCTGCTCTACCGTGAGACTTCCGCCCACCTTCATCCGGCCGTTTCCTGTAAATGTCATGGCTGTTACCGGGCCGTTGATCCGGCTTACCCCCTCCAGACTGACATGATTATAGGTCCCGCCTGCTGCCCCTCCTATTCCTGCAACCAATAAATCTGCCGCTGCACCTTTATCCATCATCTAACCTCCCAATTATGCCAACTCGCCGTGAACGGTTGACTCACTCACTATCTGGCTGCGGCCTGCTTCCAGTCCTTCAGCCCAGCTTACCCTGCAGCTGCTCTGTCAGATCCTCGAGCGTAATCCTGCTGATTAGCCGTACTCCCTCGTCAAAGACAAGCTCTGACGGTGCCGGAGCCTGGAGGAAGAAGCTGACACCCATTTTACGTGCAAAAAACAACTCCCAGCGTTTGCCCTCAAACTGCGTCCGGTTCACACTCAGCGTCCGGTGGAGCAGATCTGCCTCCTCCAGACTCAATTCCCCCTTGCCCAGCAGGAGGTCAACAGCAACCAGATGAATCAGCTGCTCGAATGAATATTTATGTTCGTCCTTGTCACACTGCCCATACCGCTCCAGAGTTACAGACGAAACAATGTTACGTTCTCTAACCTCTTTGATAGTCAGCAATTGCTTATGTACAGAGGACATATCCGACAGCTTGCCTGCCAGCTCATCCAAAGAAAGGTCATCTTTCTTGCTCAGAATATGCTGGATGCGCCCCAGCATTCTTTCTTTCGGAAAAAAGGTTTCCTGTCCGGTATACGTGGACTTGCGGATGAACCAACTCTCCGGGATCAGCTGCTTACGTTTCCAGCGGTACAGCTGACCGTAAGAAATTCCGGTCAAGTCCAGCAGCTCCTTCTTGGAGATCAAATCTTCTTCCATGATGATCACCTCCTGCAATCATCGTAACATAACACTGTTACGTTGTAAACGATAGAACATCTGCAT encodes the following:
- a CDS encoding YhbD family protein gives rise to the protein MEEDLISKKELLDLTGISYGQLYRWKRKQLIPESWFIRKSTYTGQETFFPKERMLGRIQHILSKKDDLSLDELAGKLSDMSSVHKQLLTIKEVRERNIVSSVTLERYGQCDKDEHKYSFEQLIHLVAVDLLLGKGELSLEEADLLHRTLSVNRTQFEGKRWELFFARKMGVSFFLQAPAPSELVFDEGVRLISRITLEDLTEQLQGKLG